GGTTGACCGCGCCGCGGGTGTTGTTGGTGATGTCCACCCACTCACGGTTGAGGGCGCGCGGCGAGTTGTCGTCACGGCCCGGCGCGTCGTGTTGGACGCCGCTGATCTCCACGGCCGCACGGTGCGGCTGGGCGTGGTCGGCCGCGGTCGCCGGCAGCGCCACCGCCCCGACGAGAGCGCCGGCCGCGAGCGCGGTGGCGGCCAGGCGACGGGCGCTGACAGAGGTGGAAACGGACACAGGTCCCCCTGTTGGTGCGGCACCTCCCGCCCGGGGGGCGGGGTGGTGCGGTGTGCGGGTGCGGCCGGTCGGTCGCAGGGCCAACCCTGCCCACCTGGTGAAGAAGCCACGGGTGATTCGTGAATGGTGTTACCGATCGTCCATATCACCGTGACTCTTACCTGCAACGTCCATTTATGTGCCGAATGCACAGGGTTGACGGCCGGCCCGCCCGGCCGCCGCCGCGGGCACCGGGCCGACCCGCCTCTGCGCCACCGCACGCCACCCCGACCAGGTCCCGATCTTCACCCGCAGGTGAGTAACGGCGACGCACCGGGCTGACGTCCGACGCCCCGGCTCAGTTCCCCACACCCAGGCCGGACATGAACGCCGACGGGTACCGGTCACCGCGCGCCGCACCCGCCGGCACCGCCTTCTCGATCATCGCGAGATCCGCCGCGCTCAACTCGACGTCCAGCGCGGGCAGCGCCTCCGCCAGCCGCTCCCGGGTCCTGGCACCGACCAGCGGCACGATGTCCGTGCCCCGCGCGGCCACCCACGCGATGGCCAGCTGGGCGACGGTGCATCCCTTCGCCTCTGCGACCCGGCGCAGCGCCTCCACCAGGGTGAGGTTGTGCTCCACGTTCCCCGCGGCGAACCGCGGGGTGAGAGCGCGGCCGTCGTCGGGTCCCGCCGTCCGGTCAGCCGACCAGTGTCCGGAGATCAGGCCACGGCTGAGGACGCCGTACGCGGTCAGGCCGATCCCCAGCTCCCGCAGCGTCGGCAGCACCTCCGCCTCCACCGCGCGGGAGATCAGCGAGTACTCGATCTGGAGGTCGGCGACCGGATGCACGGCGTGCGCCCGGCGGACGGTCGCCGCGTCCACCTCCGACAGGCCGAGATGGCGGACATACCCGGCGTCGATCATCTCCTTGATCGCGCCCACCGTCTCCTCGATCGGCACGGCCGGATCGAGCCTGGCCGGACGGTAGACGTCGATGTGGTCGGTGCCCAGCCGGGTCAGCGAGTACGCCAGGAAGTTCTTCACCGCCTCGGGACGGCAGTCCTGGCCGCCGAACCCCGGGCCGGGCCCCCGCAGCATCCCGAACTTGACGCTCAGCTGATAGCTGTCCCGGTCCCGGCCGCGCAGCGCCTCGGCGAGCAGCAGTTCGTTGTGGCCCATCGCGTAGAAGTCACCGGTGTCGATCAGCGTGACACCGGCCTCGAGCGCCGCGTGCACGGTGGCGATGCTCTCCGCGCGGTCCGCCGCGCCGTACGCGCCCGACATACCCATCGCGCCCAGGCCGAGCGCGGAGACGGCCGGCCCCTCCGTGCCCAGGGTTCGTGTCCGCATCATGTTCTCCTCCGTCGTCGTATCCCTGTCCAGCCTGGACCCGGGCGGCGCTTCTCGGCAGCGGAGCGTTCATCCAGGGAGCGGCGCTCCCTGGATCGGCCCGCCCGACCGGAGGGACCATGGCGGCATGCAACGTGACGAGCTGGCCGACTTCCTGCGCCGCCGCCGGGAGGCGATCCGCCCGGCCGAGGTCGGCATCTCCGACGGCCCGCGCCGCCGCACCAGCGGGCTGCGCAGGGAGGAGGTCGCGATGCTCGCGGGCATGTCGGTCGATTACGTCGTCCGCCTCGAACAGAGCCGCAGCAGCCAGCCGTCCCCGCAGCTCCTCGGCGCTCTCGCGCGGGCGCTCAGGCTCTCCGACGACGAGCGCGACCACCTGTTCCATCTGGCGGGCCACCGTCCGCCGCCCGCCGACGGGCCCGCGGGACAGGCCCGCGCGGGGCTGGTGCGGATGCTCGACCTGCTCGGCGACACCCCGGCCCTGGTCCTGTCCGACCTGGGCGAGACCCTCGCCCAGAACCGGATGTCCGTGCTGCTCGCGGGCGACCAGACCCGCTTCACCGGCGACCGCCGCTACCTCGCCCACCGCTGGTTCACCGAACCCGCGATCCGGGCCGGCTACCCGCCCGAGGAGCAGGCGCACCGTGACCGGCAGGTGGTGGCCGACCTGCGCGCGGTCGCCGGACGGCGGTCGGCCGACCCGGTGGTCGGCGGACTCGTCGACCGGCTGAGGGCCGCCAGCCCCGCCTTCCGGGCACTCTGGGCCGAGCACGAGGTGGCGGTCCGCCGCGCCGACCGCAAGGCCCTGCTGCACCCTCGGGTGGGCCGCCTGCTGATGGACTGCGAGACCCTCGTCACGCCCGACCAGCGCCAACTGCTCCTGGTCCTCACCCCGGCGGACGCCGAGGCCCGCGAACGCCTCGCGCTGCTGCGGGTCCTCGGCGTGGAGGAGTTCCCGACGGGGGCGTCCGGTGGCGGGGGGACGGCGGGGGCCTAGACGTGCGAGGTGACCGGCAGGGGATCTCTCTTCCGGCGGCCGGTCGGCGTGGTCATGCCCGGGGGTCGTCGTCCGGTTCGCGGGTCCGCTGTTCCTCGCGGACCGGGCCGGTCGCCGGAAGGCGCGGCTGCTCGGCGGGGTCGGGCGGTCCGGGTTCGCCGCGCCTGGCCCGGATACCCCGGCGGACGGCCCAGATCAGGCCGAGGACGACCAGCAGGCCCACGGCGAAGGGGACGACGGCGGCGGCCACCGTCGGGAAGGCGATCTGGGTCGCCGCGACGGGGGAGACGGCCCGGGGCGTCCCGAAGGGCGAGGCGGTCAGTGTCGTCGCGGCGGAGATGATCGGAGGAGTCATCCGGGTGGGGTACCCCCCGGCGCGCGTCTCAGACCACCGTTCCGC
The sequence above is a segment of the Streptomyces griseoviridis genome. Coding sequences within it:
- a CDS encoding aldo/keto reductase: MRTRTLGTEGPAVSALGLGAMGMSGAYGAADRAESIATVHAALEAGVTLIDTGDFYAMGHNELLLAEALRGRDRDSYQLSVKFGMLRGPGPGFGGQDCRPEAVKNFLAYSLTRLGTDHIDVYRPARLDPAVPIEETVGAIKEMIDAGYVRHLGLSEVDAATVRRAHAVHPVADLQIEYSLISRAVEAEVLPTLRELGIGLTAYGVLSRGLISGHWSADRTAGPDDGRALTPRFAAGNVEHNLTLVEALRRVAEAKGCTVAQLAIAWVAARGTDIVPLVGARTRERLAEALPALDVELSAADLAMIEKAVPAGAARGDRYPSAFMSGLGVGN
- a CDS encoding helix-turn-helix transcriptional regulator; amino-acid sequence: MQRDELADFLRRRREAIRPAEVGISDGPRRRTSGLRREEVAMLAGMSVDYVVRLEQSRSSQPSPQLLGALARALRLSDDERDHLFHLAGHRPPPADGPAGQARAGLVRMLDLLGDTPALVLSDLGETLAQNRMSVLLAGDQTRFTGDRRYLAHRWFTEPAIRAGYPPEEQAHRDRQVVADLRAVAGRRSADPVVGGLVDRLRAASPAFRALWAEHEVAVRRADRKALLHPRVGRLLMDCETLVTPDQRQLLLVLTPADAEARERLALLRVLGVEEFPTGASGGGGTAGA
- a CDS encoding DUF6479 family protein, with product MTPPIISAATTLTASPFGTPRAVSPVAATQIAFPTVAAAVVPFAVGLLVVLGLIWAVRRGIRARRGEPGPPDPAEQPRLPATGPVREEQRTREPDDDPRA